The proteins below are encoded in one region of Gallus gallus isolate bGalGal1 chromosome 12, bGalGal1.mat.broiler.GRCg7b, whole genome shotgun sequence:
- the OMD gene encoding osteomodulin: MGILSQLSILYLLWTTTVFCQYEDYDFGDEYDEPDHQQPYYSNSNPSAQAEVPHFPFPVECARECFCPPEFPLSMYCDHRKLKTIPNIPAHVQQLYLQNNDIEAVPAGPFTNVTILREINLSYNKIKFHMIDHGVFAKLSNLVQLHLHHNELDEFPFPLPSSLERLLLGFNKISKLPGIALDGLANITMLDLCSNFLDDSVLKGNPFSAMNNLMQLNLCNNKLQTMPPNLPSSLMYLSLENNSISYIPENYFSKLPKIIALRMSHNNLQNIPRNTFISLPNLIELNLGHNKLKQVFYIPRSLQHLYIEDNDIEMINVTLMCPSIDLMNINQLTYIRVDQNKLTTPISTYAFFCFPHIRTIYYGEQNSNANKSTQIRAPVFRRLLTPEEYDEIEDDHEIHDQETEEEHEAENNYFYPHFW; encoded by the exons ATGGGGATTCTGAGCCAGCTATCAATCCTTTACCTCCTCTGGACCACTACTGTATTTTGCCAATATGAAGACTACGATTTTGGGGACGAATATGATGAGCCAGATCATCAACAACCATACTATTCTAACTCTAATCCAAGCGCACAAGCTGAAGTTCctcactttccttttccagttgaGTGTGCCAGAGAATGCTTTTGTCCACCAGAATTTCCACTGTCTATGTACTGTGACCATCGTAAGCTTAAAACAATACCAAACATCCCTGCTCACGTCCAACAACTCTATCTGCAAAACAATGATATTGAAGCTGTACCTGCAGGACCATTCACTAATGTTACCATTTTAAGAGAAATTAATCTGAGctacaacaaaattaaatttcataTGATTGATCATGGTGTTTTTGCCAAATTGTCAAACTTAGTGCAGCTTCATTTACATCATAATGAATTAGATGAATTTCCATTCCCACTTCCCAGCTCTCTGGAGAGACTCCTCCTTGGTTTCAATAAGATTTCTAAGTTACCTGGAATTGCACTGGATGGATTAGCAAACATAACCATGCTTGACCTTTGCAGTAATTTTCTTGACGATTCAGTACTCAAAGGAAATCCCTTTTCAGCCATGAACAACTTAATGCAGCTGAACTTATGCAACAACAAATTACAGACTATGCCTCCCAACCTGCCGTCATCACTTATGTATCTCTCCCTTGAAAATAACTCAATTTCTTATATTCCGGAAAACTATTTCAGCAAACTCCCCAAAATCATTGCTCTAAGAATGTCTCACAATAACCTGCAGAACATTCCACGCAACACCTTTATTAGTCTACCAAACCTGATAGAACTTAACCTTGGACATAACAAACTGAAACAAGTATTCTATATTCCAAGAAGTCTGCAGCATTTGTATATTGAAGACAATGACATTGAAA TGATAAATGTTACTTTGATGTGTCCATCTATTGATCTGATGAACATCAACCAGTTAACCTATATACGGGTGGACCAAAATAAGCTAACAACTCCAATAAGCACATACGCCTTCTTTTGCTTCCCACACATAAGAACTATTTACTATGGTGAACAAAACAGTAATGCCAACAAGTCAACACAAATCAGAGCACCGGTGTTTCGACGACTTTTAACACCAGAAGAATATGATGAAATAGAAGATGATCATGAAATACATGATCAAGAAACTGAAGAAGAGCACGAagcagaaaacaattatttttatcctcACTTTTGGTGA